Proteins encoded by one window of Pseudonocardia sp. HH130629-09:
- a CDS encoding sigma-70 family RNA polymerase sigma factor, with product MKAPHRRLRSVDARVAEPGLDTEQGLRAAYTAHGAELYRYALRQLGDEGAAQESVQEVFLRAWRRADSYDPSISSLRVWLFAIARNVVIDEIRRVAARPWRRRLTDEPDPGNDSVGPADDALVDGWLVEEALRRLRPEHRQAIVEAYLRGRPHAEIAAEAGVPLGTIRSRVFYGLKALRLAMDEMGVEP from the coding sequence ATGAAGGCGCCCCACCGCAGGCTGCGCTCCGTCGACGCGCGGGTCGCAGAACCCGGGCTCGACACCGAGCAGGGGCTCCGGGCCGCGTACACGGCGCACGGAGCCGAGCTCTACCGCTACGCCCTGCGTCAGCTCGGCGACGAGGGCGCGGCCCAGGAGTCCGTGCAGGAGGTCTTCCTGCGCGCCTGGCGTCGTGCCGACTCCTACGACCCGTCGATCTCCAGCCTGCGGGTGTGGTTGTTCGCCATCGCCCGCAACGTGGTGATCGACGAGATCCGTAGGGTCGCTGCGCGGCCCTGGCGCCGCAGGCTCACCGACGAGCCCGACCCCGGGAACGACTCCGTCGGCCCCGCCGACGACGCGCTCGTCGACGGCTGGCTGGTCGAGGAGGCGTTGCGGCGGCTCCGTCCGGAGCACCGGCAGGCGATCGTCGAGGCGTACCTGCGGGGCCGTCCGCACGCCGAGATCGCGGCGGAGGCGGGGGTGCCCCTGGGGACGATCCGGAGCCGGGTCTTCTACGGGCTGAAGGCGTTGCGACTGGCGATGGACGAGATGGGGGTGGAACCGTGA
- a CDS encoding bifunctional 2-methylcitrate synthase/citrate synthase encodes MTVADAPPQIHKGLAGVVADTTTISKVDADTNSLLYRGYPVQDLCAHSGFLQVAHLLWHGELPAADALARLEAQERALRPIDRSLQALLLGTPTTCHPMDTLRTAVSWLGSEDAQEDDPAADTQKSLRLLAALPTVVAIDQRRRRGLDPIAPDPDLGYAANFFHMTFGAVPEPEVVRAFEVSMILYAEHSFNASTFTARVVTSTLSDLYSAVVAGIGALKGPLHGGANEAVMHMLAEIDGPDAADAWLADALAHKKKIMGFGHRVYKRGDSRVPTLQAALERIVELRGAHELLATHTALAEAMHRAKGLHPNLDYPAGPLYHLMGFDIPMFTPLFVMARITGWTAHIAEQLAANSLIRPLAAYEGSARREVPAGR; translated from the coding sequence ATGACCGTGGCCGACGCACCCCCGCAGATCCACAAGGGGCTGGCCGGAGTGGTCGCCGACACCACGACCATCTCCAAGGTCGACGCCGACACCAACTCCCTGCTGTACCGCGGTTACCCGGTGCAGGACCTGTGCGCGCACTCCGGCTTCCTCCAGGTCGCGCACCTGCTCTGGCACGGCGAGCTGCCCGCCGCCGACGCCCTGGCCCGGCTGGAGGCACAGGAACGCGCGCTCCGCCCGATCGACCGCAGCCTGCAGGCACTGCTGCTCGGCACGCCCACCACCTGCCACCCGATGGACACCCTGCGCACCGCCGTGAGCTGGCTCGGCTCCGAGGACGCCCAGGAGGACGACCCGGCCGCCGACACGCAGAAGTCGCTGCGGCTGCTCGCCGCGCTGCCGACCGTCGTGGCGATCGATCAGCGCCGCCGACGGGGGCTCGACCCGATCGCGCCCGACCCGGACCTGGGCTACGCGGCGAACTTCTTCCACATGACATTCGGCGCGGTGCCCGAGCCCGAGGTGGTGCGTGCGTTCGAGGTCTCGATGATCCTCTACGCCGAGCACAGCTTCAACGCCTCGACCTTCACCGCCCGGGTCGTGACCTCGACCCTGTCGGACCTCTACAGCGCCGTCGTCGCGGGGATCGGTGCGTTGAAGGGGCCGCTGCACGGCGGGGCCAACGAGGCCGTCATGCACATGCTCGCCGAGATCGACGGTCCCGACGCCGCCGATGCGTGGCTCGCCGACGCGCTCGCGCACAAGAAGAAGATCATGGGCTTCGGGCACCGCGTCTACAAGCGCGGCGACTCCCGGGTCCCGACCCTGCAGGCCGCACTCGAACGGATCGTGGAGCTGCGCGGGGCCCACGAGCTGCTGGCCACCCACACTGCGCTGGCTGAGGCGATGCACCGGGCGAAGGGGCTGCACCCCAACCTCGACTATCCGGCGGGCCCGCTCTACCACCTCATGGGCTTCGACATCCCGATGTTCACCCCGCTGTTCGTGATGGCGCGGATCACCGGTTGGACGGCCCACATCGCCGAGCAGCTCGCGGCGAACTCCCTCATCCGGCCGCTCGCGGCCTACGAGGGCTCGGCCCGCCGTGAGGTCCCGGCCGGACGCTGA
- a CDS encoding MmgE/PrpD family protein, whose amino-acid sequence MTVEHKVRVYRSEENLARADQLAWKIAEVAADQVPPPAEVADMVVNRVVDNAGVATASLNRRPVVAARAQALRHAAPQDRAGAVVFGTRERVSPEWAAWANGVAVRELDFHDTFLAADYSHPGDNIPPLLAVAQHTGADGAALTRAIAVAYEVQVALVTGICLHQHKIDHVAHLGPSVAAGIGALLDLPAEVTYQAVQQALHTTTATRQSRKGEISSWKAFAPAFAGKVAIEAADRAMLGEGAPSPIYEGEDGVIAWLLDGPDAAYTVPLPERGEAPRAILQTYTKEHSAEYQSQALIDLARRLGPRIREAGGAERVRSIVIHTSHHTHYVIGSGSGDPQKYDPTASRETLDHSIPYIVAVALLDGGFHHERSYPPHRAADAELVQLWHAISTLEDPEWTRRYHSHDPAEKAFGGRVEVTFTDGTILVDEIAVADAHPFGARPFGRDEYVGKFRDLARDVVDRVEQDRFLDHALRLPELSAAELGELTMVPASLATAPGRGVF is encoded by the coding sequence ATGACCGTCGAGCACAAGGTGCGCGTGTACCGCAGCGAGGAGAACCTCGCCCGCGCCGACCAGCTGGCCTGGAAGATCGCCGAGGTGGCCGCCGACCAGGTACCGCCGCCGGCCGAGGTGGCCGACATGGTCGTGAACCGGGTGGTCGACAACGCGGGTGTGGCGACGGCGTCGTTGAACCGTCGTCCGGTCGTGGCCGCACGGGCGCAGGCGCTGCGTCACGCGGCCCCGCAGGACCGGGCCGGGGCGGTCGTGTTCGGCACCCGTGAGCGGGTGTCGCCGGAGTGGGCGGCGTGGGCCAACGGTGTCGCGGTGCGGGAGCTGGACTTCCACGACACGTTCCTGGCGGCGGACTACTCCCATCCCGGCGACAACATCCCGCCGCTGCTCGCGGTCGCCCAGCACACGGGTGCGGACGGCGCCGCGCTGACCCGGGCGATCGCGGTCGCCTACGAGGTCCAGGTCGCGCTGGTCACCGGGATCTGCCTGCACCAGCACAAGATCGACCACGTCGCGCACCTCGGTCCGTCGGTCGCCGCCGGGATCGGTGCCCTGCTGGACCTGCCGGCCGAGGTCACCTACCAGGCCGTGCAGCAGGCCCTGCACACGACGACCGCGACCCGGCAGTCGCGCAAGGGCGAGATCTCGTCGTGGAAGGCGTTCGCCCCCGCGTTCGCGGGGAAGGTCGCGATCGAGGCCGCCGACCGCGCGATGCTCGGCGAGGGCGCGCCGTCGCCGATCTACGAGGGCGAGGACGGTGTCATCGCCTGGCTGCTCGACGGCCCGGACGCCGCGTACACCGTTCCGCTGCCGGAACGCGGGGAGGCACCCCGCGCGATCCTGCAGACCTACACCAAGGAGCACTCCGCGGAGTACCAGAGCCAGGCGCTGATCGACCTCGCGCGCCGGCTCGGCCCCCGGATCCGGGAGGCGGGCGGCGCGGAGCGGGTGCGCAGCATCGTCATCCACACCAGCCACCACACCCACTACGTGATCGGGTCCGGGTCCGGGGACCCGCAGAAGTACGACCCGACGGCGTCGCGGGAGACCCTGGACCACTCGATCCCCTACATCGTCGCCGTCGCGCTGCTCGACGGCGGCTTCCACCACGAGCGCTCTTACCCGCCGCACCGCGCGGCCGACGCGGAGCTCGTCCAGCTGTGGCACGCGATCTCCACCCTCGAGGACCCGGAGTGGACGCGCCGCTACCACTCCCACGACCCCGCGGAGAAGGCGTTCGGTGGTCGGGTCGAGGTCACCTTCACCGACGGCACGATCCTGGTCGACGAGATCGCCGTCGCCGACGCGCATCCGTTCGGCGCCCGCCCGTTCGGTCGTGACGAGTACGTCGGCAAGTTCCGCGACCTGGCGCGCGACGTCGTCGACCGCGTCGAACAGGACCGGTTCCTCGACCACGCCCTGCGCCTGCCCGAGCTGAGCGCCGCCGAGCTGGGCGAGCTGACGATGGTCCCGGCGTCGCTCGCGACCGCACCGGGTCGCGGGGTGTTCTGA
- the aceA gene encoding isocitrate lyase: MTGTNRQQRVDELKQEWANDPRWAGITRGHSAEEVVALSGSVREEHTLARLGAERLWSLLHERDYVHALGALTGNQAVQSVRAGLEAIYLSGWQVAADANLAGQTYPDQSLYPANSVPAVVRRINNALLRADEISTLEGRSAAEGGDDPHWLVPIVADAEAGFGGPLNAFELMKAMIAAGAAGVHWEDQLASEKKCGHLGGKVLVPTSQHVRTLNAARLAADIAGVPSVIVARTDAQAANLITSDVDERDRPYLTGERTAEGFHRVTGGIEPCITRGLAYAPYSDLLWMETSVPDLELARKYAEAIKGEFPDQMLAYNCSPSFNWRKHLDDDTIARFQRELGAMGYAFQFITLAGFHALNHSMFDLAKGYAANGMTAYVALQEREFAAEADGYTAIKHQREVGTGWFDAVSTAVNPESSTTALAGSTESEQFHG; this comes from the coding sequence ATGACCGGGACGAACCGGCAGCAGCGGGTCGACGAGCTGAAGCAGGAGTGGGCGAACGACCCGCGCTGGGCAGGGATCACCCGCGGTCACAGCGCGGAGGAGGTCGTGGCGCTGTCGGGCAGCGTGCGCGAGGAGCACACGCTGGCCCGCCTCGGCGCCGAGCGGCTGTGGTCGCTGCTGCACGAGCGCGACTACGTGCACGCCCTCGGGGCGTTGACCGGCAACCAGGCCGTGCAGAGCGTGCGCGCCGGGCTGGAGGCCATCTACCTGTCCGGCTGGCAGGTCGCCGCGGACGCCAACCTCGCGGGTCAGACCTACCCCGACCAGAGCCTCTACCCGGCCAACTCGGTGCCCGCTGTGGTCCGCCGCATCAACAACGCGCTGCTGCGCGCCGACGAGATCAGCACCCTGGAGGGCCGCTCGGCCGCCGAGGGCGGAGACGACCCGCACTGGCTGGTCCCGATCGTCGCTGACGCCGAGGCAGGCTTCGGTGGCCCGCTCAACGCGTTCGAGCTGATGAAGGCCATGATCGCCGCGGGCGCGGCCGGTGTGCACTGGGAGGACCAGCTCGCCTCGGAGAAGAAGTGCGGCCACCTCGGCGGCAAGGTGCTGGTCCCGACCTCCCAGCACGTCCGCACCCTCAACGCGGCGCGGCTCGCGGCCGACATCGCCGGCGTCCCGTCGGTGATCGTCGCCCGGACCGACGCCCAGGCCGCGAACCTGATCACCTCCGACGTCGACGAGCGGGACCGCCCGTATCTCACCGGTGAGCGCACCGCGGAGGGCTTCCACCGGGTCACCGGCGGCATCGAGCCCTGCATCACCCGCGGGCTCGCCTACGCGCCGTACTCCGACCTGCTGTGGATGGAGACCTCGGTGCCGGACCTGGAGCTGGCCCGCAAGTACGCCGAGGCGATCAAGGGCGAGTTCCCCGACCAGATGCTGGCCTACAACTGCTCGCCGTCGTTCAACTGGCGCAAGCACCTCGACGACGACACGATCGCCCGCTTCCAGCGCGAGCTCGGTGCGATGGGCTACGCCTTCCAGTTCATCACCCTCGCCGGCTTCCACGCGCTGAACCACTCCATGTTCGACCTGGCCAAGGGCTACGCGGCGAACGGCATGACCGCCTACGTCGCCCTGCAGGAGCGCGAGTTCGCCGCCGAGGCCGACGGCTACACCGCCATCAAGCACCAGCGCGAGGTCGGCACCGGCTGGTTCGACGCCGTCTCCACCGCGGTCAACCCGGAGTCGTCCACCACGGCGCTCGCCGGGTCGACCGAGTCCGAGCAGTTCCACGGCTGA
- a CDS encoding short-chain fatty acyl-CoA regulator family protein — MATSGIPGTRLRALRETRSMTQAELARALEISPSYLNQIEHGSRPLTVPVLLRITEVFGVDAAFFAARRPERLVAELHEVFAETTSAAGPVPAGQIERLAGELPAAADAVLELYRRWRRADEHLAAASDQTRDGRPVGNDGTDRVRSASPHEQVRDYFYRRRNHVAELDDAAEALASEIGLRRGEVRRTLAERLRTVHGVGIAGLEDDTTGSGEMHRYDRVERVLRLSPALRAGQQAFRMATQLALLEHDALIERLAAEDPADDDTHTLTRIGLARYFAAALTLPYGEFRATAERFRYDIERLSDHFGLGFETIAHRLSTLQRPSEPGVPFSFVRVDRAGNMSKRQSATGFHFSRGGGTCPLWNVYRAFASPGEIDVQIAAMPDDSRYLWVARTVTGSQRRWGRPGKTFAIALGCEIRHAHRLVYSDGLNLDTPSAATPIGAGCRVCSRAQCPQRAFPRLDHTTLILEDRSTFVPYPVAPGG; from the coding sequence ATGGCGACCTCCGGCATCCCGGGCACCCGGCTACGCGCGCTGCGCGAGACCCGCTCGATGACCCAGGCGGAGCTGGCCAGGGCCCTGGAGATCTCGCCCAGCTACCTGAACCAGATCGAGCACGGCTCCCGGCCCCTGACCGTGCCGGTGCTGCTGCGGATCACCGAGGTGTTCGGTGTCGACGCGGCGTTCTTCGCGGCCCGGCGCCCCGAGCGGCTGGTCGCCGAGCTGCACGAGGTGTTCGCCGAGACCACGTCGGCGGCCGGACCGGTCCCGGCGGGGCAGATCGAGCGGCTCGCCGGCGAGCTGCCCGCGGCCGCGGACGCGGTGCTGGAGCTGTACCGGCGGTGGCGCCGCGCGGACGAGCACCTGGCCGCCGCGTCGGACCAGACCCGGGACGGCCGTCCGGTCGGCAACGACGGCACCGACCGGGTCCGGTCGGCGTCGCCGCACGAGCAGGTCCGCGACTACTTCTACCGCCGTCGCAACCACGTGGCCGAGCTCGACGACGCGGCCGAGGCGCTGGCGTCGGAGATCGGGCTGCGCCGGGGCGAGGTGCGCCGCACCCTCGCCGAGCGCCTGCGGACGGTGCACGGTGTCGGCATCGCCGGGCTGGAGGACGACACGACCGGCTCCGGCGAGATGCACCGCTACGACCGGGTCGAACGGGTGCTGCGGCTGTCCCCCGCACTGCGCGCCGGCCAGCAGGCGTTCCGGATGGCGACCCAGCTCGCGCTGCTGGAACACGACGCGCTGATCGAGCGCTTGGCGGCCGAGGACCCGGCGGATGACGACACCCACACCCTGACCCGGATCGGCCTGGCCCGGTACTTCGCGGCGGCGCTGACGCTGCCCTACGGCGAGTTCCGGGCCACCGCCGAGCGGTTCCGCTACGACATCGAGCGCCTGTCCGACCACTTCGGACTCGGGTTCGAGACGATCGCGCACCGGCTGTCGACACTGCAGCGCCCGTCCGAGCCGGGGGTGCCGTTCTCCTTCGTCCGCGTCGACCGGGCCGGGAACATGTCAAAGCGCCAGTCCGCGACCGGGTTCCACTTCTCCCGCGGCGGCGGGACCTGTCCACTGTGGAACGTCTACCGCGCCTTCGCCTCCCCCGGCGAGATCGACGTACAGATCGCGGCCATGCCCGACGACTCCCGCTACCTGTGGGTCGCGCGCACGGTCACCGGCTCCCAGCGCCGATGGGGACGACCGGGCAAGACGTTCGCGATCGCACTCGGCTGCGAGATCCGCCATGCACACCGGTTGGTCTACTCCGACGGGCTCAACCTCGACACCCCTTCGGCCGCGACACCGATCGGCGCCGGCTGCCGGGTGTGCAGCCGGGCGCAGTGCCCGCAGCGGGCGTTCCCACGCCTGGACCACACGACGCTGATCCTGGAGGACCGCAGCACCTTCGTCCCCTACCCGGTCGCTCCGGGCGGCTGA
- a CDS encoding zf-HC2 domain-containing protein, with translation MRESLGDHAMGRLEGDELATLAAHLQGCPACRDELAEVASVLPALGRVDPDRLDHTPAPPADLGDRIVAAARAERPASIAGRSRSRWAPAAAAAAAALIVGGVAGYLVGDHDGIPREPVAVQAMDPAVRATAVAIPHTWGVEIVLDGDGFRSGATYRVVVEAEDGREVSAGEFIGTGASPMVCNLNSSVLRADAEQFRVVDGAGATVLRGSLAT, from the coding sequence ATGCGGGAGTCTCTGGGCGACCACGCGATGGGCCGGCTGGAGGGCGACGAGCTGGCGACCCTCGCGGCCCACCTGCAGGGCTGCCCGGCGTGCCGCGACGAGCTGGCCGAGGTCGCGAGTGTGCTGCCCGCGCTGGGCCGGGTCGATCCGGACCGGCTCGACCACACCCCCGCTCCCCCGGCGGACCTGGGTGACCGGATCGTCGCGGCGGCGCGGGCCGAGCGCCCGGCGTCCATCGCGGGCCGGTCACGGAGCCGGTGGGCACCGGCCGCCGCGGCGGCCGCGGCCGCGCTGATCGTCGGCGGCGTCGCCGGCTACCTGGTCGGCGACCACGACGGCATTCCGCGCGAGCCGGTCGCGGTCCAGGCGATGGACCCCGCGGTGCGGGCCACGGCGGTCGCGATCCCGCACACCTGGGGCGTCGAGATCGTGCTCGACGGCGACGGGTTCCGCTCCGGTGCGACCTACCGCGTCGTCGTCGAGGCCGAGGACGGGCGCGAGGTGAGCGCGGGCGAGTTCATCGGGACCGGCGCGTCGCCGATGGTCTGCAACCTCAACTCCTCGGTGCTGCGGGCCGACGCGGAGCAGTTCCGGGTCGTCGACGGCGCCGGGGCCACGGTGCTGCGCGGCAGCCTGGCTACCTGA
- the prpB gene encoding methylisocitrate lyase — translation MLGATSTPHARRVAFREALASGRLLQFPGAFNALSAMLIAEQGFDGVYVSGAVLSAELGLPDVGLTTATEVAARAATIARQTGLPVLVDADTGWGGPANVARTIQTFEDAGLAGCHLEDQVDPKRCGHLAGKALVPTEDMRTRIRAAVRGRRDDAFVLCARTDARAVDGLDAAIDRARAYVAAGADMIFAEALTGEDEYAAFRDALDVPLLANMTEFGKSPLLTADTLEKLGVNVVIYPVTLLRLAMGAAEAGLAEIRRTGTQAGVVDRMQTRARLYELLHYDEYGAFDAGLAGYLDEEDPS, via the coding sequence ATGCTCGGCGCGACCAGCACACCCCACGCGCGCAGGGTGGCGTTCCGCGAGGCGCTGGCGAGCGGCCGGCTGCTGCAGTTCCCCGGCGCGTTCAACGCACTGTCGGCGATGCTGATCGCCGAGCAGGGATTCGACGGCGTGTACGTCTCGGGCGCCGTCCTCTCCGCGGAGCTGGGGCTGCCCGACGTCGGGCTCACCACCGCCACCGAGGTCGCGGCCCGCGCCGCGACGATCGCCCGGCAGACCGGCCTGCCCGTCCTGGTCGATGCCGACACCGGATGGGGCGGTCCGGCGAACGTGGCCCGCACGATCCAGACCTTCGAGGACGCCGGGCTGGCCGGGTGCCACCTGGAGGACCAGGTCGACCCGAAGCGCTGCGGACACCTGGCAGGCAAGGCGCTGGTGCCGACCGAGGACATGCGCACCCGCATCCGGGCGGCGGTGCGCGGGCGCCGCGACGACGCGTTCGTGCTGTGCGCCCGGACCGACGCCCGCGCCGTCGACGGGCTGGACGCCGCGATCGACCGCGCCCGCGCCTACGTGGCCGCCGGCGCCGACATGATCTTCGCGGAGGCGCTGACCGGGGAGGACGAGTACGCCGCGTTCCGCGACGCCCTCGACGTCCCGCTGCTGGCGAACATGACCGAGTTCGGGAAGAGCCCCCTGCTGACCGCGGACACCCTCGAGAAGCTCGGCGTCAACGTCGTCATCTACCCGGTGACCCTGCTCCGGCTCGCCATGGGTGCCGCGGAGGCCGGGCTCGCCGAGATCCGCCGCACCGGCACCCAGGCCGGAGTGGTCGACCGGATGCAGACCCGCGCCCGGCTCTACGAACTCCTGCACTACGACGAGTACGGCGCCTTCGACGCCGGGCTCGCCGGCTATCTCGACGAGGAGGACCCCTCATGA
- a CDS encoding tyrosine-type recombinase/integrase, producing MAGRQPASTARARGSITTLPSGTIRVRVYAGIDPVSGRRHYLTELVQPGKKAQREAEAVRARLLAQVEERRNPRTNATVDELVRRHLDQFAGAPNTLQMYRGHVKNHISPLLGRISIGRLDPEILDSFYAELRRCRIHCSGSGLVDHRTRRDHECDDRCRPHRCKPLSATTIRHIHFILSGAYKRAVRWRWVAVNPLAQAEPPPAPKSNPRPPSAEQAAQLLNKAWDDPDWGALIWTAMTTGARRGELCAVRWTWLNFEEGRETLWLQSGIRKSDDGWVEGDLKTHQQRRIALDAETVAVLTDLSGRAMKRAEMLGIELAPDAFVFSTAADGATFPTPDSVTQGYDRMAKKLGIVTTFHKLRHYSATELIVGGVDPRTVAGRLGHGDGGTTTLKTYTAWVSEADQRAATGLGARMPERPSRAEDERRAVRVSEHPYEHLADAIVAKSARGEIAVGDALPPAEQIASEAGVSLSTARRAVRLLKDRGAVATVRGRPILTASAPTAANSAVQEAPAPHPLARPAEEAANVKWLAALRGPAGLHTHARIISGALDDPDGFRRHLLGIARIEDPDGTDEGEAWIGRYELDLRRPYITTFTVLAPGDVILTGTPGGVGLFRDPPVFLTDGDLVEVEITGIGRLVNPVVAG from the coding sequence ATGGCAGGTCGACAGCCCGCGAGCACGGCTCGCGCCCGGGGCAGCATCACCACGCTTCCGAGCGGCACCATCCGCGTCCGGGTCTACGCCGGGATCGACCCGGTGTCCGGACGCCGGCACTACCTCACCGAGCTGGTCCAGCCGGGGAAGAAGGCGCAGCGCGAGGCCGAGGCCGTGCGGGCCCGGCTGCTCGCCCAGGTCGAGGAGCGCCGCAACCCGCGGACCAACGCCACGGTCGACGAGTTGGTGCGGCGCCACCTCGACCAGTTCGCCGGGGCGCCGAACACCCTGCAGATGTACCGCGGGCACGTGAAGAACCACATCTCTCCGCTGCTCGGGCGGATCAGCATCGGCCGCCTGGACCCCGAGATCCTGGACTCCTTCTACGCCGAGCTGCGCCGCTGCCGGATCCACTGCTCCGGGTCCGGGCTCGTCGACCACCGGACCCGCCGGGACCACGAGTGCGACGACCGGTGCCGCCCGCACCGCTGCAAGCCGCTCTCGGCGACGACGATCCGGCACATCCACTTCATCCTCTCCGGTGCCTACAAGCGCGCCGTGCGCTGGCGCTGGGTCGCGGTGAACCCGCTCGCCCAGGCCGAGCCGCCGCCGGCACCGAAGTCGAACCCCCGGCCGCCGAGCGCCGAGCAGGCCGCGCAGCTCCTCAATAAGGCGTGGGACGACCCGGACTGGGGCGCCCTGATCTGGACGGCGATGACGACCGGCGCCCGCCGGGGCGAGTTGTGCGCCGTCCGCTGGACGTGGCTCAACTTCGAGGAGGGCCGCGAGACCCTCTGGTTGCAGAGCGGGATTCGCAAGAGTGACGACGGCTGGGTCGAGGGTGACCTCAAGACCCACCAGCAGCGCCGGATCGCGCTCGACGCCGAGACGGTCGCGGTGCTCACGGATCTGAGCGGCCGAGCCATGAAGCGCGCGGAGATGCTCGGGATCGAGCTGGCGCCGGACGCGTTCGTGTTCAGCACCGCGGCCGACGGCGCGACGTTCCCGACGCCGGACAGCGTGACTCAGGGCTACGACCGGATGGCGAAGAAGCTCGGGATCGTGACGACGTTTCACAAGCTGCGGCACTACTCGGCGACGGAGCTGATCGTGGGTGGGGTCGACCCGCGGACGGTCGCGGGGCGGCTCGGGCACGGAGACGGCGGGACCACGACGTTGAAGACTTACACGGCGTGGGTGTCGGAGGCGGACCAGCGGGCGGCGACCGGGCTCGGAGCGCGGATGCCGGAGAGGCCGAGTCGGGCCGAGGATGAGCGGCGGGCCGTCCGGGTGTCGGAGCACCCGTACGAGCATCTGGCGGACGCGATCGTCGCGAAGTCGGCTCGGGGTGAAATCGCTGTCGGAGATGCGCTTCCGCCCGCGGAGCAGATCGCGTCCGAGGCAGGGGTGTCGTTGTCGACGGCGCGTCGCGCCGTTCGCCTGTTGAAGGACCGAGGTGCGGTCGCGACCGTCCGCGGACGTCCGATTCTGACCGCAAGTGCGCCGACTGCAGCAAACTCGGCTGTGCAGGAGGCGCCTGCTCCGCACCCGCTGGCCCGGCCAGCCGAGGAGGCGGCGAACGTGAAGTGGCTCGCGGCGCTGCGCGGGCCGGCCGGGCTGCATACTCACGCACGGATCATCAGCGGCGCGCTCGACGACCCGGACGGATTCCGCCGGCATCTCCTCGGAATCGCGCGAATCGAGGACCCCGATGGAACGGACGAAGGCGAAGCGTGGATCGGACGCTACGAACTCGATCTTCGTCGGCCCTACATCACCACGTTCACCGTGCTGGCTCCCGGGGACGTCATCCTCACCGGCACTCCGGGCGGCGTCGGCCTGTTCCGGGACCCGCCGGTCTTCCTGACCGACGGGGACCTCGTCGAGGTCGAGATCACCGGGATCGGCCGGCTCGTGAACCCGGTGGTGGCGGGCTGA
- a CDS encoding 3-hydroxybutyryl-CoA dehydrogenase, with product MSGIERVGVVGAGQMGAGIAEVCARAGNDVHVVEQHHGALDRGRERILASMDRAVDRGRLSVPDRDAAASRLTFSIDLGDLADRQLVIEAVVENEIVKCDLAASLDKVLADPGAVIASNTSSIPIMKLAHGTGRPGQVVGLHFFNPVPVLPLVEVVGSLTTSAQTLARVEEWVTGALGKRTIRAADRAGFVVNALLVPYLLGAVRMVETGRATPADVDAGMKLGCAHPMGPLELADLIGLDTVAAIAETMYAEEHEPLYAPPPLLRRMVQAGLLGRKTGRGFHSYPATTAGAR from the coding sequence GTGAGCGGGATCGAGCGGGTCGGCGTCGTCGGCGCCGGACAGATGGGCGCGGGCATCGCCGAGGTGTGTGCCCGGGCGGGGAACGACGTCCACGTCGTCGAACAGCACCACGGAGCGCTGGACCGGGGCCGGGAACGCATCCTGGCCTCGATGGACCGGGCGGTGGACCGCGGGCGGCTCTCCGTGCCCGACCGGGACGCGGCAGCGAGCCGGCTGACGTTCTCGATCGACCTCGGCGACCTCGCCGACCGCCAGCTCGTCATCGAGGCGGTCGTCGAGAACGAGATCGTCAAGTGCGACCTCGCCGCGAGCCTGGACAAGGTGCTCGCCGACCCGGGCGCGGTCATCGCCTCCAACACCAGCTCGATCCCGATCATGAAGCTGGCGCACGGCACCGGGCGACCGGGACAGGTCGTGGGGCTGCACTTCTTCAACCCCGTGCCGGTGCTGCCCCTGGTCGAGGTCGTCGGTTCGCTCACGACCTCGGCGCAGACCCTCGCCCGGGTCGAGGAATGGGTGACCGGAGCGCTGGGCAAGCGGACGATCCGAGCCGCCGACCGGGCCGGGTTCGTCGTCAACGCGCTGCTGGTGCCCTACCTGCTCGGCGCCGTCCGCATGGTGGAGACCGGTCGGGCCACACCGGCCGACGTCGACGCCGGGATGAAGCTCGGGTGCGCCCACCCGATGGGGCCGCTGGAGCTCGCCGACCTGATCGGGCTCGACACCGTCGCCGCGATCGCCGAGACGATGTACGCCGAGGAGCACGAACCCCTCTACGCACCGCCGCCGCTGCTGCGTCGGATGGTCCAGGCGGGCCTGCTGGGACGCAAGACCGGCCGCGGTTTCCACTCCTACCCGGCCACGACGGCAGGGGCGCGCTGA